A stretch of Lentibacillus sp. JNUCC-1 DNA encodes these proteins:
- a CDS encoding DUF948 domain-containing protein, producing MAVFLAHVLNNLAHVLRGVEKTVEKLPTQLDNVFSETGNLIHESNRTLGDINDKLEQLSPLFYIAGDMSNVTRKFSSSLVDVTESVKQKTSETSEITKKNNAGGLYGSFAMGYYLLQKRRQMKKDSAKGATRDE from the coding sequence TTGGCTGTTTTTCTGGCCCACGTATTGAACAACCTTGCGCACGTGCTGCGTGGTGTCGAAAAGACGGTCGAAAAATTGCCGACTCAGCTTGACAATGTATTCAGTGAGACCGGAAATCTTATACATGAAAGCAACCGCACACTCGGTGACATCAATGACAAACTGGAGCAGCTCAGCCCGTTGTTTTACATTGCCGGGGACATGAGCAATGTGACCCGCAAGTTCTCGTCGTCCCTTGTAGACGTGACCGAGTCCGTGAAGCAAAAGACAAGTGAGACAAGTGAAATCACGAAGAAAAACAATGCTGGCGGTCTATATGGCTCATTTGCTATGGGGTATTATTTGCTGCAAAAACGCAGACAAATGAAGAAGGATTCAGCTAAAGGGGCCACCCGAGATGAGTAA
- a CDS encoding ABC transporter permease — translation MKIILKHILKNLYEKKLRTFIILLTVLLSTMVLFIGLSLNDILNNTYATMVKGAYGDANVLVEKATNEENPLYEADAIETGQIHIDERVDMIQAVGRSQQGGDNVKVSLTGLDLQAASEMNMVKVMDEPEDFAFNKNDAVISSRAASNYDLGVGEQITVEINQDTYTYTIGAISEANGLFYSEIDDILLVVPMNQVNDIYGTNNLVNRTLIKVNDEKVDTFTETLAGLNTHFSVEPTRKLDAESRDDEAFKTTMILSIVIIVMISAYVIFSLSKVIVAERMPVAGTFRSVGASKHMINRMLLMEFLFYGIIGAVMGIILAVILLPVAADSFNEYKAFGAKTVVTYDPVYLAIAFIFGAVFPVMAGMLHIYRAGKKPLKEIILNTTHTVKEQSKAGVFIGVVLFAGSLGLHVVNRKDDLLLAVGAILLLFIAIVLLMPVLLSGISRLTQMLLAKVPIGELKLGVKNIAHNKMVSNNASMIIVVFLLLLMIGITSAGIDQYIKNTVEQDFDVLANSTDMDFTKYEDIETIDGVSEAYFQHISAAGYDDGRDTFIVYGVQDIEKFDRFYSGATFLDEAKANLNTLDNGVVIDTYQAKRYGLKTGDTIRLVPLDQDQKPIGEAYGPVELEIAGTMDAASLSTNRNIAILSLAYYQAHFVDAFNQIEIKTDASSQAETVKENIENHYPNSGLTIQTFEDMIGSQKETVDTLIQGVLVIILLGLVIGLLGVSNNLLVSFIERKKEYAVLYSVCMSKGQLVKMLVYEMIMTFVSVVVIGLGQGFL, via the coding sequence ATGAAGATTATCCTCAAACATATTTTAAAAAATCTATACGAAAAAAAGCTGCGGACGTTTATTATTCTATTGACCGTTCTTTTGTCGACGATGGTTTTATTTATCGGCCTGAGTTTAAATGACATTCTCAATAACACATATGCAACGATGGTCAAGGGCGCATATGGTGATGCGAATGTCCTTGTTGAGAAGGCGACAAATGAGGAAAATCCGTTATATGAAGCGGATGCTATTGAAACTGGTCAGATTCATATCGATGAACGGGTTGACATGATACAAGCAGTCGGCAGAAGTCAACAGGGTGGGGACAATGTGAAGGTGTCTTTGACCGGCTTGGATTTGCAGGCGGCGTCAGAGATGAATATGGTCAAGGTGATGGATGAACCTGAGGACTTCGCATTCAATAAGAACGATGCCGTCATCAGTTCACGTGCTGCCTCCAATTACGATTTGGGTGTTGGTGAGCAAATAACGGTAGAAATAAACCAGGATACATATACCTATACGATCGGTGCGATCAGTGAGGCAAATGGTTTATTTTACTCGGAAATAGACGATATTCTGCTGGTTGTACCTATGAATCAGGTCAACGACATTTATGGCACGAACAACCTGGTCAATCGGACATTGATCAAAGTTAATGATGAGAAAGTTGATACGTTTACTGAAACATTGGCTGGTCTCAATACGCATTTTTCCGTGGAACCGACGCGTAAGCTTGATGCGGAAAGCCGTGATGACGAGGCATTCAAAACAACTATGATTTTATCGATCGTCATCATTGTGATGATCAGCGCATATGTTATTTTTTCATTGTCTAAAGTCATCGTTGCGGAACGCATGCCTGTTGCTGGAACATTTCGAAGTGTGGGTGCCAGTAAGCACATGATCAACCGTATGTTACTGATGGAGTTTTTATTTTATGGCATCATTGGTGCTGTAATGGGCATCATACTTGCCGTCATTTTGCTTCCTGTAGCTGCTGACAGTTTTAACGAATATAAAGCATTTGGTGCGAAAACGGTCGTCACCTATGATCCAGTCTATCTGGCAATTGCCTTTATATTCGGTGCCGTCTTCCCGGTGATGGCGGGGATGCTGCACATTTATCGTGCAGGCAAAAAGCCGCTTAAAGAGATCATTCTTAACACCACACATACTGTTAAGGAACAGTCAAAAGCAGGCGTATTTATCGGTGTGGTCCTGTTTGCCGGCTCACTGGGGTTACATGTTGTGAATAGAAAAGATGATCTCCTGTTAGCGGTTGGTGCGATCCTATTGCTGTTCATTGCGATCGTTTTGCTGATGCCGGTATTGTTAAGCGGTATTTCTAGGCTGACACAGATGTTGCTTGCCAAGGTGCCCATTGGTGAATTGAAGCTTGGCGTAAAAAATATCGCCCATAACAAAATGGTTTCCAATAACGCCAGCATGATTATCGTTGTTTTTCTGCTTTTGTTAATGATCGGGATAACGAGTGCCGGCATCGATCAATATATTAAAAACACGGTCGAACAGGACTTCGATGTCCTTGCTAATAGTACGGACATGGACTTTACAAAATATGAAGACATTGAAACGATTGATGGTGTTTCCGAAGCTTATTTTCAGCATATCAGTGCTGCTGGCTATGATGATGGCCGTGATACGTTTATTGTTTACGGGGTCCAGGATATCGAGAAGTTTGATCGGTTTTATTCGGGCGCGACTTTTTTGGATGAAGCGAAAGCAAACCTCAACACACTGGACAACGGGGTTGTGATCGACACGTATCAAGCCAAACGCTATGGTTTGAAAACAGGAGATACCATACGGCTGGTACCCCTAGATCAAGACCAGAAACCAATCGGTGAGGCGTATGGACCGGTAGAACTAGAAATTGCGGGAACAATGGATGCTGCTTCACTTTCAACGAACCGGAATATCGCCATTCTTTCATTGGCATATTATCAAGCTCATTTTGTCGATGCATTTAATCAAATCGAAATAAAGACAGATGCGTCTAGCCAGGCAGAAACGGTTAAAGAAAACATCGAAAATCACTACCCCAATTCTGGACTGACCATCCAAACATTTGAAGACATGATTGGCTCTCAAAAGGAGACAGTCGATACGTTGATCCAGGGTGTTCTCGTCATCATACTCCTGGGACTTGTTATTGGGCTCTTAGGGGTATCCAACAATTTACTCGTTTCCTTTATCGAGCGAAAGAAAGAGTATGCCGTATTGTATTCGGTATGTATGAGCAAGGGCCAGCTCGTTAAAATGCTTGTTTATGAGATGATCATGACGTTCGTCTCTGTGGTCGTCATTGGGCTGGGGCAGGGCTTCTTATGA
- a CDS encoding ABC transporter ATP-binding protein, producing the protein MPILKAEKLCRHYQIAGREVAILRGIDMTVEAGEFVSIMGPSGCGKSTLLYLLGGIDAPTSGNVLLNQQDINKMDDKKKSVIRRQSIGFVFQFYNLVQNLSVEENIMLPVTMDGKKPKDYQAQLDELLDIVGLTERRTFTPRRLSGGQQQRVAIARAVILNPSLILADEPVGNLDSQSGADVMNLFRRINEEKGITIVQVTHSEKHANMGNRIIHMKDGVIEADHKVVCG; encoded by the coding sequence ATGCCTATTCTTAAAGCGGAGAAACTATGCAGGCACTATCAAATCGCCGGAAGAGAGGTCGCGATTTTAAGAGGTATTGACATGACGGTTGAAGCCGGAGAGTTTGTATCCATTATGGGCCCTTCAGGCTGCGGGAAAAGCACATTGCTTTATTTGCTCGGAGGGATTGATGCGCCAACCTCGGGGAACGTTTTGTTGAATCAGCAAGATATCAACAAAATGGATGATAAAAAGAAGAGTGTTATCAGGCGGCAATCGATCGGGTTTGTGTTTCAGTTTTACAACCTTGTCCAAAATTTGAGTGTTGAAGAAAACATTATGCTGCCGGTTACAATGGATGGGAAAAAGCCAAAAGATTATCAAGCCCAATTGGACGAATTGCTGGACATTGTCGGCTTGACAGAGCGGCGCACATTTACACCAAGAAGACTTTCTGGCGGCCAGCAACAGCGTGTTGCAATCGCAAGAGCGGTGATTCTCAATCCGTCGCTCATTCTGGCAGACGAACCGGTGGGTAACCTGGACAGCCAATCAGGCGCGGATGTTATGAACTTATTCCGCCGAATCAATGAAGAAAAAGGCATCACCATCGTCCAGGTCACCCACTCGGAAAAACACGCCAACATGGGAAACCGCATCATTCACATGAAGGACGGGGTCATTGAAGCCGATCATAAAGTGGTCTGTGGATAG
- a CDS encoding DUF948 domain-containing protein, giving the protein MDWSGIGLLILGIAALIIAIMLIKPLIKLAGVFDGLQNTTDKLPEQIDGVMTQAKSTLESSDKTLNQVNDQVEKLTPLFDIVGDAGRATQHVSSSMADAVMKVKTDTSEGHEFTRRNHLEGWYGIATLGYYIFKKRKG; this is encoded by the coding sequence ATGGATTGGTCAGGTATTGGATTACTGATTCTTGGAATAGCGGCACTTATTATTGCCATCATGCTTATCAAACCGCTCATCAAACTCGCCGGCGTGTTCGATGGATTGCAAAACACGACAGATAAACTGCCGGAGCAAATCGATGGTGTCATGACCCAGGCTAAAAGCACATTGGAAAGCAGTGATAAAACACTGAATCAGGTCAATGATCAGGTTGAAAAACTCACACCGCTTTTTGACATTGTCGGTGACGCTGGACGAGCCACACAGCACGTGTCGTCTTCCATGGCCGACGCCGTCATGAAGGTCAAAACGGATACATCAGAAGGACACGAATTTACCCGCCGCAATCACCTGGAAGGCTGGTATGGCATTGCGACATTAGGGTATTATATCTTTAAGAAAAGAAAAGGTTAA
- a CDS encoding amidohydrolase family protein → MKKFINANIYGQPEAHEILVENGHLKAIGNGLIAADDVIDLEGRLVLPPYVDPHLHLDYIFSGLGEGNANVSGTLFEGIQRWSDNKKSLTEDMVRERAIKGIRKEVSKGVQFIRTHVDITDPHLTGMKALVKLREELKDIVTLQLVAFPQEGFFRYEGAEQLMEKALEMGADVAGGIPHFEISYEHGVESLKRIVDMAIKHNVMIDIHCDENDDPNSRFLEVLNALVIERNYGPYTTASHTCSFGSVENSYANKMLGLFKASQINFISCPTENAHLQGRGDSYPKRRGLTRVKELLANGNNVAFAQDSIADYWYPLGNGNMMNILDNGIHLAHYTHIDEINKAFDLITFYGANIMRVTDEYGIEADKPANFIVLEAHDPYEAIRERAEVLASVRQGEYLFKREPRKNEVEVDFLKA, encoded by the coding sequence ATGAAAAAATTCATCAACGCGAATATATACGGACAGCCGGAAGCTCATGAAATTTTAGTGGAAAACGGTCATCTCAAGGCGATCGGTAATGGTTTAATCGCTGCAGATGATGTGATTGATTTAGAGGGCCGGCTGGTGCTGCCCCCTTATGTGGATCCGCATTTGCATTTGGATTATATTTTCTCGGGATTGGGTGAAGGCAATGCCAATGTCTCTGGTACGTTGTTCGAAGGCATCCAGCGCTGGAGTGATAATAAAAAGTCATTAACAGAAGACATGGTCCGCGAGCGTGCAATTAAAGGTATTCGAAAAGAAGTGAGCAAAGGGGTTCAATTCATCCGTACACATGTGGACATTACCGACCCCCATTTGACAGGAATGAAAGCTCTGGTGAAGCTGCGGGAGGAATTGAAAGATATCGTGACATTACAGCTTGTGGCCTTTCCGCAAGAAGGGTTCTTCCGATATGAGGGCGCTGAACAGTTGATGGAAAAAGCCCTTGAAATGGGAGCAGATGTCGCGGGCGGCATTCCACATTTCGAAATTTCATATGAACATGGTGTGGAATCGTTAAAGCGTATTGTCGACATGGCGATCAAACATAATGTAATGATTGATATCCACTGTGACGAAAACGATGACCCTAACAGCCGCTTTTTAGAAGTGTTAAATGCCCTCGTGATAGAGCGGAATTACGGTCCATACACAACGGCAAGCCACACGTGCAGCTTTGGCTCAGTGGAGAACAGTTATGCCAATAAGATGCTCGGGTTATTTAAGGCGTCCCAGATCAACTTCATTTCATGCCCAACAGAAAACGCGCACTTGCAAGGACGGGGTGACAGTTATCCGAAACGCCGCGGCTTAACACGGGTCAAAGAGCTGCTCGCCAACGGAAACAACGTCGCTTTTGCCCAAGATTCCATTGCCGATTACTGGTATCCACTAGGAAACGGCAACATGATGAACATCCTGGACAACGGCATCCACTTGGCCCATTACACACATATAGATGAAATTAACAAGGCGTTCGACCTCATCACTTTTTACGGCGCCAACATTATGAGGGTGACCGATGAATACGGCATTGAAGCAGACAAGCCAGCCAACTTCATCGTTCTGGAAGCACACGATCCTTATGAAGCCATTCGCGAGCGGGCGGAAGTTCTTGCGTCCGTCAGACAGGGCGAGTATCTGTTTAAGCGTGAACCGCGGAAGAATGAAGTGGAAGTGGATTTTTTGAAGGCGTAG
- a CDS encoding MGMT family protein, with protein MKPFTANVITVLKKVPAGKVMSYGQVARVAGSPKGARQVVRVLHSMSQKYDLPWHRIVNREGQIVLQDEEAAQKQRALLEQEDVSVNSLGRVNMSEYQYQPDFHVLDDDAFL; from the coding sequence TTGAAACCATTTACGGCAAATGTCATCACCGTGTTGAAGAAAGTACCAGCAGGAAAAGTCATGTCATATGGGCAGGTCGCCCGGGTGGCCGGCAGTCCAAAGGGGGCCAGGCAAGTCGTAAGGGTGCTGCACTCGATGAGCCAAAAATACGACTTGCCGTGGCACCGAATCGTAAACCGGGAAGGACAGATTGTGCTGCAAGATGAGGAAGCGGCACAGAAGCAAAGAGCGCTGCTGGAACAAGAAGACGTGAGTGTTAACAGTTTGGGACGCGTGAATATGTCAGAATACCAATACCAACCAGATTTCCATGTGCTGGATGATGATGCGTTTCTGTAA
- a CDS encoding TasA family protein: protein MDIKKKLGIGVVTAALGLSLVGGGTFAYFNDTETMDNKFASGTLELDVLQVGNNPSTFELTNLKPGDLMRRSFTLDNSGSLAIKNVWLDLTADGYDGQEGVSMDDYLDQFKVKFYRSKKGEDGEFELTSHQIFKNFNATLKDLVNGKDLTNLVADTSLLDESGKRVDIAHGGLNADPKQQQRIEIEIEFVDNGDQNRFQNTTADVHFNLEATQDTGTRFDYNNPDANNANGKTK, encoded by the coding sequence ATGGACATTAAGAAAAAACTAGGGATTGGTGTGGTAACAGCAGCATTGGGCTTATCATTGGTTGGCGGAGGAACATTCGCCTATTTCAATGACACTGAAACAATGGATAATAAGTTTGCTTCGGGGACATTGGAGTTGGATGTCTTACAGGTTGGTAATAATCCATCCACGTTTGAGCTAACGAACCTCAAGCCTGGAGACCTGATGCGGCGGTCATTTACATTAGATAACAGCGGATCACTTGCAATTAAAAATGTATGGCTTGATTTAACTGCTGATGGGTATGACGGCCAAGAAGGCGTAAGTATGGATGATTATTTAGATCAATTTAAAGTCAAGTTCTATAGATCTAAAAAAGGCGAAGATGGGGAATTTGAACTGACATCGCACCAGATATTTAAAAATTTCAATGCCACATTAAAGGACTTGGTAAATGGTAAAGATCTCACAAATTTAGTTGCAGATACGAGTCTGCTTGATGAATCTGGGAAGAGAGTCGATATCGCACATGGAGGCCTTAACGCCGATCCAAAACAACAACAAAGAATTGAAATTGAAATAGAGTTTGTAGACAATGGGGATCAAAATAGATTTCAGAATACCACTGCAGATGTTCATTTCAACCTAGAAGCTACGCAAGACACAGGAACCCGTTTTGACTACAACAATCCTGACGCTAATAATGCCAATGGGAAAACAAAATAA
- a CDS encoding aldo/keto reductase: MTTPIPEKVLNDGVPIPAIGFGTFRLQGNKGADAVKTALDNGYRLIDTAYNYENEGAVGEGISRSLVPRSDMFITSKLPGRYQTYNEAVAAIQESLYRTHLDYYDLYLIHWPNPQQGHYVEAWEALIEAQKWGLIRSIGVCNFLPEHLERLETETGVKPSINQIELHPFFNQEAQRAYHAEHNITTQSWSPLAKAEEILQNETLNAIAKRHGKTVSQIILRWQYELGNIAIPKSASVQRQRENIAIFDFALGEADMNEINALSRADGRLNDQDPATYEEF, translated from the coding sequence ATGACTACGCCGATTCCTGAAAAAGTCCTGAATGACGGGGTGCCGATCCCTGCGATAGGTTTCGGGACTTTTAGATTGCAAGGTAACAAGGGAGCGGATGCCGTTAAGACTGCGCTTGATAACGGCTACCGTCTAATCGACACGGCTTATAATTATGAAAATGAAGGCGCTGTGGGTGAGGGGATCAGCAGAAGCCTGGTTCCAAGATCCGACATGTTCATCACTTCGAAGCTGCCAGGACGTTATCAAACCTATAATGAGGCAGTTGCGGCCATACAAGAATCGCTGTATCGCACCCACCTGGACTATTATGATTTGTATCTCATCCATTGGCCGAATCCGCAGCAGGGCCATTATGTTGAGGCGTGGGAAGCGTTGATTGAAGCGCAAAAGTGGGGCCTGATTCGCTCGATTGGTGTCTGCAACTTCCTGCCTGAACATCTGGAGCGGCTCGAGACTGAAACAGGTGTGAAGCCGAGCATCAACCAAATTGAATTGCATCCGTTTTTCAATCAAGAAGCACAACGCGCCTATCATGCGGAACATAACATAACGACGCAGTCTTGGAGTCCACTGGCCAAAGCTGAGGAAATTTTGCAAAACGAAACGCTCAATGCAATTGCCAAGCGTCACGGGAAAACCGTGTCACAGATCATTCTGCGCTGGCAGTATGAGCTCGGCAATATTGCAATCCCTAAGTCCGCTTCGGTTCAGCGGCAGCGGGAAAACATCGCCATTTTTGACTTTGCACTGGGCGAAGCTGATATGAATGAAATCAATGCTCTAAGCCGGGCAGATGGCCGGTTGAATGATCAAGACCCAGCCACATATGAGGAGTTTTAA
- a CDS encoding C45 family autoproteolytic acyltransferase/hydolase — MAGFSVDIIQVRDTSFNIGLKFGQYIHHKPLLKVLDSATRPEIDYKSYHSIFSGLAPHLLDELEGLAYGLNVPTEKATALFSGYDLPKTEAMGCSAIVTKDYYVRNYDFSPVLYDGIFSLVQPEEAFATAGYNLQVLGRHDGINQAGLALGLHFVSNHGYSKGISPWTAIRMVLDTCSTVDQAIQLLKEIPHAACYNFSLGDRNGHIAVVEAGPEKVMVRSGEAALSCVNHFQNESLANQNRVSIDGSLKRNDHLQALTQKHLTHEEMFAHFKDRHSPLFFTDYDDFFGTLHTLSYGFEDSRIMTTIAQSDQVLDFNFADWVNGENLPDHKLSGKI; from the coding sequence ATGGCAGGATTTTCGGTGGACATCATTCAAGTTCGAGATACGTCATTCAATATTGGCTTAAAGTTTGGCCAGTACATACATCATAAGCCGCTATTGAAAGTGTTGGATTCGGCAACACGACCAGAGATCGATTACAAAAGCTATCACTCTATTTTTTCAGGCCTGGCCCCGCATTTGCTGGATGAGCTGGAAGGTTTAGCTTATGGACTGAACGTCCCCACTGAGAAGGCTACTGCCTTATTTAGCGGCTATGACCTGCCAAAAACCGAAGCGATGGGCTGTTCGGCAATCGTGACCAAAGATTATTATGTGAGGAATTACGACTTTTCTCCTGTTCTGTATGATGGGATTTTCAGTTTGGTTCAGCCGGAAGAGGCATTTGCCACAGCAGGCTACAATTTGCAGGTTCTCGGCCGTCATGATGGCATCAATCAAGCGGGCTTGGCGTTAGGATTGCACTTTGTAAGTAATCATGGCTACTCAAAAGGCATCTCCCCCTGGACGGCAATCCGAATGGTTTTGGATACGTGTTCGACAGTGGATCAGGCCATCCAACTGTTAAAAGAAATCCCGCATGCTGCTTGTTATAATTTTTCACTTGGCGATCGGAATGGCCATATTGCAGTGGTAGAGGCTGGTCCTGAAAAAGTGATGGTGAGGTCAGGAGAAGCTGCACTGTCTTGCGTAAATCATTTTCAAAACGAATCCTTGGCCAATCAAAACAGAGTGTCAATCGATGGTTCGCTCAAACGCAACGATCATCTGCAAGCTCTTACCCAGAAACATCTGACCCATGAGGAAATGTTTGCTCATTTCAAGGACCGGCATTCACCATTATTTTTCACAGATTATGATGATTTTTTTGGAACACTCCATACGTTATCATACGGCTTTGAAGATTCCAGAATCATGACGACCATTGCTCAAAGTGACCAAGTCTTAGATTTCAACTTTGCTGATTGGGTTAATGGGGAGAATTTACCAGATCACAAACTGAGCGGAAAAATATAA
- a CDS encoding threonine ammonia-lyase, whose translation MIIVQDILQAQENIADTIHTTPMLHSAQLSAICGNEMYFKAEHLQKTGSFKIRGATNKVKQAAREGATFVTAASSGNHGQAVAYIANQLGIQATIVVPEDANESKLNAIKAYGGQIEACGTTSAERLPRAKELAKAHHGVFIPPYDDLLIMAGQGTVGLEILDQLQGVDVVVVPIGGGGLVSGILTAIKQTKPRVKVIGVEPETANDTLLSLQNKQITPIPATETIADGLRTTQPGSMTFPIVQRYLDDLVLVSEEEIRTAQSLVLERMKQLIEPSSAVTVAAAMTGKLNVNGKKIVCVLSGGNVDVRHLGRTL comes from the coding sequence ATGATCATTGTTCAAGATATCTTACAAGCTCAAGAAAATATTGCTGACACCATTCACACAACTCCGATGCTGCATTCCGCACAACTCAGCGCCATTTGTGGAAATGAGATGTATTTCAAGGCAGAGCATCTGCAGAAAACGGGATCGTTTAAAATCCGCGGTGCCACCAACAAAGTGAAGCAGGCTGCACGAGAAGGGGCGACTTTCGTGACCGCGGCTTCAAGCGGTAACCACGGCCAGGCTGTCGCCTATATCGCCAACCAATTAGGCATTCAAGCCACGATTGTCGTCCCTGAGGATGCGAATGAAAGCAAGCTCAATGCCATCAAAGCATATGGCGGCCAAATTGAGGCGTGTGGCACCACATCAGCAGAGCGGCTGCCGCGCGCGAAAGAATTGGCGAAAGCTCACCACGGTGTTTTCATCCCGCCTTATGATGACTTGTTAATTATGGCGGGCCAGGGCACGGTTGGTCTGGAAATTCTCGATCAGCTGCAGGGCGTCGATGTGGTGGTTGTACCAATTGGCGGTGGTGGTCTTGTCTCAGGCATCCTGACCGCCATCAAGCAAACCAAACCGAGAGTCAAAGTGATCGGAGTAGAGCCGGAAACAGCCAACGATACCCTGCTTTCCTTGCAAAACAAACAGATCACTCCGATACCGGCAACAGAAACAATTGCCGATGGGCTCAGAACGACACAGCCCGGAAGCATGACTTTTCCCATTGTTCAAAGGTACTTGGATGATCTTGTGCTCGTTTCAGAAGAAGAGATCCGTACAGCTCAGTCCCTCGTTCTTGAGCGCATGAAACAGCTGATCGAACCTTCAAGCGCTGTCACCGTAGCCGCTGCCATGACGGGGAAATTGAATGTTAACGGGAAAAAGATCGTTTGTGTGCTATCAGGCGGAAATGTAGATGTTCGGCATTTGGGACGAACTCTATGA
- a CDS encoding AbrB/MazE/SpoVT family DNA-binding domain-containing protein codes for MEAKLTSKGQITIPKEIRHLLNLKSGDVLSFDIREDGVMMNKSSRPLTIQERFANYTFNKSNGVDEFMQEVETGDDVGEER; via the coding sequence ATGGAAGCGAAATTAACCAGTAAAGGGCAAATTACAATTCCTAAAGAAATACGGCATTTATTGAATCTTAAATCCGGGGATGTACTGTCTTTTGATATTCGGGAAGATGGTGTCATGATGAATAAATCCAGTCGTCCCTTAACCATTCAGGAGCGCTTCGCAAATTACACTTTCAATAAATCTAATGGTGTAGATGAATTCATGCAAGAGGTCGAGACTGGGGATGATGTAGGGGAGGAACGGTGA
- a CDS encoding type II toxin-antitoxin system PemK/MazF family toxin produces MTYKAKQGDIIYLDFNPQKGREQRERRPAIIVSNNFFNQLSNLALVCPISNVNSDFPLNVILDKHTKTKGSVLCQHLKSLDLFERNASFIERIPDHLMQEVLNIIHSEF; encoded by the coding sequence ATGACCTATAAAGCCAAACAAGGGGATATTATCTATCTTGACTTTAACCCTCAAAAAGGCCGTGAACAGCGAGAAAGAAGGCCTGCAATAATTGTAAGCAATAACTTTTTCAATCAGTTAAGCAATTTGGCGCTGGTTTGTCCGATTTCCAATGTTAATTCTGATTTCCCCCTTAATGTCATTTTAGATAAACATACAAAAACAAAGGGTTCAGTGTTATGTCAGCATTTGAAATCCCTTGATTTATTCGAACGTAATGCTTCATTTATTGAAAGGATTCCTGATCACTTAATGCAGGAGGTACTGAATATTATTCATAGCGAATTTTAG